Part of the Falco rusticolus isolate bFalRus1 chromosome 2, bFalRus1.pri, whole genome shotgun sequence genome is shown below.
ACATGAGTCAAAATCTGAAACagcacacatgaaaaataagttttgtgcaaatgggaaggagaaaggagagtgAAGTGGAATCCCTAGGTTTTCATGGAACTGAGCCTACTACACAGCTATCCCAACATGCAGCATCTGAAACGAAGAATCACAGTCCGTTTGCTTCCCTTCTACTAACCCCGAATTCAGTTTGCAGCTTTCTGGTGTCTGACTGATTTCACCTCGGGCAGGGGAAGATGTATCTTGAGGAAGACCTACAGAGACACTGTCTGACGAAGTATCTTGGTTATCTGCTGAAACAGCAATTTGTGGCCAGTTACCCTCTGTTGCATCATTGCAATTTGTCCCTTCATcagcctcttccagctgctgaacAGATTTCAAATACTGTTGTATTAGCTTGTTGTCCTGCTCATTACTAGAGCTCTCTTCACTGTGCCCACATTCCCCATGGACATCCTCTACATCCGAGGAAAATGCTGACACAGAATTGCCACATTGTTTGACTGTTTCCACTGAAAGAGAGCTCTCAGTTCCTTCCCTTAAACTCTTTTCAGAGCTACACAACTCGCTGGCATGAGCCTGATCAGccacagaagaatgaaaaccaGAATCTGGGAATGGCAACAAAGAGTTTTCCTGAAGAACATCACTAGCTGGAACTAACCAGGCAGAACTAACATCTGGTGGGGTTTCGTGTTCAAGTGTGGGTGATCGAATAGATGGTTCAGATGGATAGGAAGCGTTGGCTGAAGGGATCCCAGGTTGCCATATGGCACCTGAATTTTGTGTCACTGAAAGCTGCCATTGTTGAAGGGATTTAACCTGTAAAGTATAGACAGAATTTCATTATGAAATGCAACTAAGAACGTGCTTTGATTTCTAGGGTGTTTCTTGCAATTAGCAACAAAGCTCTAGTATAAAATTTAAGACTGAGTGAACTAACAAAAGGTTCACTATACCTTTAGGGAAATACGTTCTTCCCACTGTtaaataactgcttttaaacCTAGATGCCCAACCCTGACAGAGCACACAAGCCTCCCAGATCAAAtacctgaagaaaaaggaatcgTCTTTTAAAAACGAAGGATGGGGAACCTTTATGAAATACTCATGCTTGAGAAGAGAGTCTTATTTGTGGAAGAACAGCTTAATAGAAGATTCATTAGTACAACTTTTCTACTTTAGAAATCAGTTGCTTACAAGCATCATAGCTTAACACCATTTCATTCACCCAGGGCTTCTAGCAGTTACATCATTCTTCACACTTCTGCTAGTTTTATTTAGCTTCCTTCGTATTTTATCCTCCTTCTCACACTAGACTACAATTCAGCTTTGTGTAACAAAACCAGTGTTCTTACACTAACACTTCTGAATGTTATTTTCCCCCAGAATACCAGTATAGCAAACACCACAGAAATGAGATTGTAATAAACCACCCAAGTCATCATTGGAAAAAGTGAACCACATCGACTATCTCTTCAGGATCTACAGTACGAAGTAATGGCCTTCAAATTCAtacataagcagaaaaataaagagaggtAACACTATTTACCTGGTTCCAAAGAAATCTGACAGCTTCCTCCTGTACAAGCCTCTGAATCTtatcttcctctctttcttttcttagtcTGCAAGAACAAATACCCAAATTTATGCAGCTTAAATAAGCAACATTTGGATAACAAGATCGATGAGAGTACATAAAAATGCCTACTTATGTAACAGTGCTCTTGAAAGACACAACAGAGCCTGACATCACTGCAGTCTCATTTGCCATCAATATCCATCTGCTGACTTgagtttctttttcagaattacaTCAAGattctgcttccttttgctgcagcaTGTTTCTTAACTTGCCAATACTTTAAGTGCCCTTTTGTAAACTGAAGCTGAGCTCTTCATTTCTTCATGCACAAAAGAACAACCCCAAAATAgtgtttcttcatttcaaatCATGCTCTCTCCAGCTGACATCACTTGGATATAGGCATGATATGTAAGCATTCGGAGTTTCTAGAGGTCTGCTGAGGGCTCAGGTTGATTCACAGAACTTTTGTTGCTTGTGatagtaaagaaaaagagcCTGTCAAGACTTCCAGTTCCCAGGTCAACCCAGAAAGATAACTAAACCTGCAATTTATATCGTACAAACTGAGGAACTTTGATAATGTTCTCCCCCAAACATGGATTCATAGGATAAAATACCCAAAACTAGAACCAggcacagaaacacattttgaaattgtATCATTCAAGGCAgggagaatttttcttttcaccagtAACAGTGGAATGACTCTCAATATGGACACTTCACTTACAGACTCTATAATTGCTAGGagacaagtgaaaaaaacatcaCACTTAGCAACTTCTATTTTGGTTATGCAGTGAAACATGCAAGTCCTGctaacagagaaacagaaaaatgtattctaaCCCAGCCCACTCACAGAAGGCACTTTGAGAGTATGAGATTATGTGTGTAACTGTGCTTATCTTACAAGAAGCAATCCTCTACTGTAATCACAGTTTTCTGTTACTGATGCTAGGTTATACTGTGAGTAGTTATATCAAGACCCTTCTGTATCTATTCTGATCCTGGAATGACGGTTATATTCAAAAATACACAGTATGACCTCAACTTACTTTTCTATTTCATCAGTTAAGCAAATGATGTGCTCCTGCATTCTGTTTAGTCGAATTTCATACCGCACTTCCTTGGCTCGGGGATGGTAGTTCCTCGTGTAAAATCCTCTCCAGCAGGCTTGAAGCTTGGTAGCTGCTTTAGCCATTCTTTGCAGATCAGCTGCACCTCGATCGATAACACCTAATGAATCAGAACTTTCTCCAGTCATCTGGTCAGGACAGGGAGTTGCAACTTCTGATTCAGCACCTACTGAGGTGCTGGGGTTACTATGCAGAACTTGGTCTTCAGAGGATGCTGAACAGCTGCTAGTATTAGCAGTCAGGCTGGCTGTTACTAGATCAGAAGGCAACAGTATACTCTCTTTTATATTCTCTTGGGTTTCCACACTTCCCACTGCTCTGTTCAAGTG
Proteins encoded:
- the CEP97 gene encoding centrosomal protein of 97 kDa isoform X2, with protein sequence MMGVAKLTKLRVLNLPHNSIGYVEGLKDLVHLEWLNLAGNNLKAIEQINSCLSLQHLDLSDNNIAQLSDLSKLTLLKTLLLHGNIITSLRTAPVCLPQNLTVFSLAENEIRDLNEVSFLTSFHQLEQLSIMNNPCVMATPSIPGFDYRPYVVSWCLNLKVLDGYVISQKESLKAEWLYSQGKGRSYRPGQHVQLVQYLATVCPLISTYGLQTEEDAKLEKILSKQRLHQRQLMHQNQNEGPPTSSTPNKTLPVTYEHSSPAQPPQIVLESEPIIQKNSWVGPSANDDHSYAVKNTFLLERSFHKELYLEDVQTDEDKLNSSLLSSESTFMPVASGLSPVSPTSDLEVHGINLGLDDDDDTVIEYVRDVNSGEKANKQEASCVTREHLNRAVGSVETQENIKESILLPSDLVTASLTANTSSCSASSEDQVLHSNPSTSVGAESEVATPCPDQMTGESSDSLGVIDRGAADLQRMAKAATKLQACWRGFYTRNYHPRAKEVRYEIRLNRMQEHIICLTDEIEKLRKEREEDKIQRLVQEEAVRFLWNQVKSLQQWQLSVTQNSGAIWQPGIPSANASYPSEPSIRSPTLEHETPPDVSSAWLVPASDVLQENSLLPFPDSGFHSSVADQAHASELCSSEKSLREGTESSLSVETVKQCGNSVSAFSSDVEDVHGECGHSEESSSNEQDNKLIQQYLKSVQQLEEADEGTNCNDATEGNWPQIAVSADNQDTSSDSVSVGLPQDTSSPARGEISQTPESCKLNSGLVEGKQTDCDSSFQMLHVGIAV